In Bernardetia litoralis DSM 6794, the genomic window GTGGCGAATTTGAGCAAAAGGAATATAACCGTTTACGAAAAATGGTGCTAGGAATTCCTGGAGTGGAAAATATTACTCCGAGATTTTTGAAATTATGCAGAACCGCAGATGAATTTTGGGGTTATATTAAAGGTGCAGCTCCTTCATATGCAGAGAGACGAATTATAATTGCAGAAGCTTTAAATCCGATTTTGGAAATAGTAGAATACGAAACAGGAGAAGGCTCTCTTGAATTCAAGAAAAACTATGAAGAAAAAAAAATAATAGGGCAAGGTGGATTTGGACTAGTTTATTTATTCGAACATAAACTATTGAAACTTCCTTTTGCAGTTAAAATATTCGCACCCGCATTTTACGAAGGAGGAGAAAAAGAACTTGAAAGGTTTTTTCAAGAAGCAAGAATGTTATTTAAGTTAAATCATCCATCAATTATTAAGGTTTATGATGCTGGATTAATTGGTCAACGTCCATTTATTCGAATGGAATACTTTGATGGTTTGAACCTAAATGAAATATTAAGTAAACACGGCAGATTAACTCCTGAAAAAGCGTTGGTTGCAATGAAAAGCATAATAGAAGGAATGAATTATGCTCACGAAGAAGTCGGAATTATTCACCGTGATTTAAAACCTAGTAATATTATGGCTTCTGCTCCAAATCAATTTAGAATAATAGATTTTGGATTAGGAATTTTTATTGAGAATGAATTGCATTCTAGACTGACAAAAACTGGGGAAGCAACTATTAGTGGATATTACAATGCTCCTGAATTGGTTGAGAACCCAAAGTTGGTAGACAAAAGGTCTGATATATATTCATTAGGAGCAATTTGGTTTACTCTACTCACAGGACAACCACCAGCAGGAACTTCTATTTTAGAATCTCTAAAGGAAATTGACGGAATTAATGAAGAGTATAGAAACTGTATTATTGGCTGTCTTGCAAACATAAATTTGAGAACCAAAAATTGCGGATTACTACTTGAAGAAATAAAAAAACTGTAGCTAACAATGTATAAAAAACATAGGGCGTTTATTCTAAACCGAAAGTTCTGTGCATATTAACAAAGTCCGCTAAATATAAAATTTGGCGTTTATAGAAGAAAAGATAAAAGCAAAATATTTATATTTAGCTAAGTAATAAACCGAAACGATAGTGCTTATCACCTGCCCTACGTTTCTTATACTTACCGTTGGGAGTGAAATGCCTTCGCTACGCTACGGCACTTCACTCCCAACGAAGCAAGGATTCCATCCCGTGTTAGGTTCGTGTCTACGCTACGCTACGACACATTCACCCAACACGAGATTTACAAAATTATAAAATTTTCCTCCCTAAGGTCGGAATTTTATAACTTCGTAAATCCCTGCTTCGTTGTGTGTAATGCGAGAACAGAAATAGTCCTGAATGACAGATAAAGAAAAAAATAGAATAGTAGAAATACGTTGGAGAATTGAGCGTGAAGAAAAACGTTCAAAACTTGAAACAAAACTGAATTCTATATTACCGAAAAACTCATTTGAGTTTTTAAGTTTTGAGGAGTCTGATTCTTTTCAATCTAAAACAGATGATTGGCCAAATGATAAATGGAAAGAAAACCTGTATTTTCAAACAGAGTTAGAAAAGGCTCAACTTATTGAAAATATTATAAAGAGTTTTCTTTGCTTAATAAAAGGCTCTGAACTTTATATATTCCTTATGAATTATAATTTCGGACTTATTAAATTATCGAAAGAGAAATTGATTGACAATTGGGTTGAATTAATCGAAATTGACAATGACGAAATTTATCTATTTAATCCAAAAGGAACTGAATTTATCTGTATCGAAAAAACAGAGGAATTCATATCAGAACGTGAAAATGAAGGTAGAAAATGGATTTACGAAATGACATTTTCGAATAAAAAATTGAAAGAAAAATGTGAAAGCACTACACACAACAACGTATAAAATTAATTGCTATATTAGTGCTTAAACAAAGGTAGTTGCGCTTTTGTTACATCTGATTTTCCTACGGAAAATCCTCGCACACAAAACCGCAACTAATCTTATACAAACACGTTAGCAGTAATTATAAAAAATCACAACATGAGAAAATTAAAAATAGTAATTTTGGTATTTCTGCTTGCAATTATGCACACAACTATAACCTTTGGACAACTTGAGCTAGAAGATTTAAAAATTGACATAACAATAACTAATTTTCAGTATGCAACTAACTTTCAAGGCACAAACGTTTATACAAAAAATGGATTGTCTGATATAAATACAACTAACCCATCTGCGTTTTCTATAACTCTTGCCGAAAATGTAAGCTATGAAGATGCAAAAAGTCAATTAGAACAACTCTTTTTAATATCCAAAATGAATGGATATAAAATGACAGATGTTATACAACAAGATACATTAGTGAATGGAAATAAGATTTTTCAAATTTCTTATACTGAAACAGACGAAAGTATAAAATACAAAAATTACGTGTTTAACGCATTTATAATCAAAGACAAAACTTTAATTTTCTTTGTGAGTGGTGATTTAGACAACGGAATATACATTGAAAAATTTAAACAAACATTTTATGCTTTGAAAATATAACTACTGCTAACATTGGCTTAGCGAAAATGGGTTTAACGTTTTGACACAGACATTTGAACATAAAAATAAATTTAAAGGTTTAGCGAGGAAAGGAGCTTAGAAATCCCACTTTCGCCAAGCCACACCGTTGGGAGTGAAATGCCTTCGCTACGCTGCGGCACTTCACTCCCAACGAAGCAAGGATTCCATCCCGTGTTAGGTTCGTGTCTACGCTACGCTACGACACATTCACCCAACACGAGATTTACAAAATTATAAAATTTTCCTCCCTAAGGTCGGAATTTTATAACTTCGTAAATCCCTGCTTCGTTGTGTGTAATTTGAGAAATGACAGTGATTGAACCAAAATACAAGTATAAAGAAATAGAAAAAGTATTCGAAAAACTGATTTCGGAAAATGCTGAATTAACAAAACATTTTTCAAAAGAAGTTGACCTTTCCGAATATAATCTTGATGATGATATACCTTATGTTGACATAGGTTCTATTTCGAGATATATTGTTGAAAATAAACTAAAAAATAGAACTTCTGACTTTGACCTTTTTTTTAAAAATGTTGAGGAAGTATATGTGAATGGAGACAGCGATGTTCAGAACTTTATTGTAGTTGGATTATTTGAGGGAATTCAAAACATTGGTGGAGAAGAAATCGAATATTATCGCTCATTCAATCAATGGCTGAATTCGGAAACACAAAAAGCGTGGAATGGAATAATCGACTATTGGGAAGGAACTGAATGGAGAATTCCAAAAAATGAACGAGAAAAAAGAGAAAAGGAAATACAAAAAATATTGAATAAGAAAAAATAAAAACTACACACAACACCGTATATAAAAAATTGCTAGTGTTGTGCTAAAACAAAGGTCGTTGCACGTTTGCTACGTCTGAATTTCCTTCGGAAATTCCTCGCACGCAAACACGCAAATTTCCATATACAAACACGTTAGGCTTCATTGATGAAAAAACGAACAGAAACGAATATTGACAAACTAAAAAATCAGAGACAATTAAATGTGCCTGAACAACTTTCTGTGAAAAAAAACAGAATTCTGAAAGGAGCCAAATATTGGAAAGAAAAAGGAATACCTGAACCTCTAAAAGAGATATTTAAGAATCATAAAATTGAGATTGATAAGTCGATAATGCTATCTTACGAACAAGATTTACTTGGAGGAAGTACTGATGAGGGAATGATTTTAACCATAGACGGATTTTTTTACGAATTTGATGCCGATTTGAACTCTGACAGAACTGAATTAATAGAATTATATTCATTTATAAATGTTTCCGAGAGATTTGAAATAAATTCTCATAAAAAAGGAGTTGGAAAAACCTATGGAGCTTTAGCAAAGGAAGTCTTAAAAGAACTAAACGATACAACTATAATAAACTAAAAATTGAGCAAAATAGACAAGACTTTCTTTAAATGGAAACCTAAGATAATTGATTCTATTATTGAACTTAATGAATCAAAATATAACCTATTATCTAAATCTTTAATTGAAGAAATAAAGAAAGATGAAGAATCTTCTTACATTGGAAAAAATGGAACTCCTTGGGTTATAAACTTTGAAAATGATAAAGTATCTTCAATATGGTACAATCGTAACAGCTCATTTATAATTAACAAAACTGAAATCTGTGGAGCTTTTTATGAAGAAATAAAACCTTTAGTTGAATCAAACTTTGAATCTCTAAATACAAAAATCAAAAATGTTGAAGAAATGAAAATATATAATGAGACAGATGTCCTTTATATAATATGTCGAGATTTCTTTGTGACGATGATTGGAATAATAAAACGAAAGCCTAACAATGGCTAAAATTAATACGGGTTTTTGTATTAAATCCAAAGTTTAGTGTATTTTTATAAAGTCCGCCAAATCTTTTGATTTGGCTTTAGAACAGAAAAAGATAAAACAAAATAAAAAGCTTTGGCTAATCGCTTAATCCGAAATTAAATGCTAATTTAATCCCGTACTAACCTTAGCCGAAACGTTGTGCGATACTATAAAAAAATAAACAGCAAACGATGATGCAATCGACAAGTAAATTCATTCTATACTGTACCCTACCTTTTTTACGAGTTTAAAATTTAGGGTATAAAAAAAGAAGTGTTTATTTTTGTAATAACCAAACCACAAAACTAAACCCTTCTAATTATGAGATATTCTCTCACTAACGAAATTAATAAATTAATAGACCGTTTCCCAATTCTTTCGCACCTTTCTCGTAAAAAATTTCTAGCTATGTATATTTTAGCTTTAATTAATAGTAGAAATGTGCAATTTTGTGAAACAGCAAATCACCTCAATCCAGAAGTTAAAAATAAATCTAATGAAACTAGAATACAAGATTTTTACAGAAAAGCAGAGTTAAATTTTGACCAAATTGCACTTCTATTTTTTTGTATTTTTCCCTCTTCTCAAAAATTAGACATTGTTATAGATCGTACAGAATGGGATTTTGGTAAATATCAATGCAATATTCTAATGGTTGTGCTAAGTAATCGTACACTTACTTTACCTTTTTATTGGGAATTATTAGATAATAAAAGTGGCAATTCCAACACCGAAAATAGGATAGATTTAGTAAAAAATGTTTGGACATCATTCTTCCTCAACGAATTAGTTTATTTGTTGGAGATAGGGAATTTGTAGGTCATCATTGGTTTAAGTATCTGAAATACAATAAGATAAATTTTTGTTTTCGAATTCCCAAACATCATAATATTGTTCATTATGACGAACACATGAATAAAATAGTGCAAAAAGCAGAGCATCTTCATCAAGCTTATCCTAATGGAATAACTTTGTCTAATAGATTAGTAGATGGTATTGTAGGAAATGTATATATAGGAACAGGAAAAGATGGAGAACTTTTATTTTTATTTGGCAATTTAGCAGCTCCTACTTTACCTAAATACTATGAAAGAAGGTGGACAATAGAGAGCTTTTTTCAGAACTTAAAAGGAAGAGGTTTTAATTTAAAAATTACTCATTTACAAAATAGCGAAAAGCTTAAAAAATTGATTGCTTGCGTTTCTCTAGCTTATGCTTTTTGTTCTAATACAGGGCTGTACGAACATAGAAAAGTGCAAAAAATAAAAAATAAAAATCATGGCAGAAAATCTACAAGTTTTGCACGAAAAGGAATAGACATAATACGAGATTTATTAAAACAGACAGAATTATTAGACCAACTTGTTGAAAAATTTGTCAAAATTATTTGCATAAATGCACGAAAAATAATTGCCAAATCTGATTTTTTACACGAAAAAATGGTAATTTAAACAGAAAAAATAAAATTATTTCTTAATTTAAAAAAAAGTAGGGTACAGTATTCATTCTACTAACTTTCATAGTCTTGTTAATTTCTTGTACTCAACAACAAGACAAGGAAGTTACTACCACAACTATAACCGAAAAACCCAAACCAATATTTTTGGCAGACACAACTGTTTATTGTCAAGACAAATATTATAACCTTGCTTTTCAAGAAATCAATCAAATGTTGGAAGATAAAATTCCGATGGATTTTAAACGTGCTTCGTTTTTGATAGAGTGGGCGTACTTGAAAGGAAATTTAGATTATGACGCTTTTTGCAAAGACATTTCAAAAATAGCAAAAGACCTAAAGATTTTTATCAAATCAAAAGGAGTAGAAAAATACAAAACGGCAGGAAATTATGCCTTGTATGAATTTTTCACAAAACCACATCTAATGAACAACTACAAACCTTTTACTTATGACTTTGAGGATTTTTATGGAGAAAAAGACTATCAAAGCGTATTTGTAACAAAACTATTACGTACTCATACAGGACAATGTCGTTCAATGCCGATGCTTTACAAAATATTAGCCGAAGAAATTGGAGCAGAAAGTTATCTCGCTTTTGCACCGAATCATTTATATATTAAGCACCTTGACGAGCAAGAAAAGTGGGTAAATGTAGAACTCACTAACGGGCATTTTTCATCTGATGCGTGGATGATTTCTTCTTCTGGAATGAGTGCAGAAGCTATTCAAAGTGGAATTTATATGAAAGGTTTGACAATGAAAGAAAGTATCGCCTTTTGTATGACTGAACTAGCTCAAGCCTATCACAAACAATATGGATATACTGATTTTTCATTGCTTTGTTCTGAAGTAAGTATCAAACATCACAAAAATTCAGTTAATGCCATTTTGCACAAACACATCGCACTAAAAAATATAGGATTTGCCTACAAGAAAAAATATGGTAATAAGCCAAGTGAAAAAATGAAAAAGTATCAAGCAGAATGGCTTGCCACTCATCATCAACTCAACGAGTTAGGACACCGAGAAGTGTCCAAAGAGCAGTATGCACAATGGGTAAAAGAAATGGAAGACGAAAAATCCAAACGTCAATTACAAGCAAAAAACTAACTTTAACTATAAAAAGACAAATTCAATGAAACGTAAAATTTATTTAATTTTTAGTATTTTAACAGTTGTAGTCATAGCAACTTATTTTGGTTTTCAGCATTTTGACAAACCAAAACAAGAAACTGAAATAGTGCTTGATTTTGGTTTAGAAGAAGCAGAAATGCGAAGAGTGGAAACAAAAAATCTAAGTCCGTATACTATTTTTGGAGATAGTTCGGTGGTGTTAATGACTGAAGCAGAAAGAAAGGGTATTTACTATTTAGGTATCAAAAATACAACTAAAAATTCAAAAGTAAGAGAACTAATTTTTGAATTGAATTTAGGAAGGGTACATTTTTTGGATAGCAAAGGCGTGGTTATTCATACATCTATTTTGCAACCTACTGACTTAGCTAAGTTTTTATCTGTTGACCCTTTGGCTGAAAAACATCCCGACCATTCACCTTACAACTATGCAGCCAATAACCCCATTCGTTACATTGACCCTGATGGTAGGGAGTTTACAGATGCAGCGCAAAAATGGGTAGATAGGTACATGAGTGAGATTAATTCACGAATCAATAAAAACAATACGAGGATAGGTGACCTTCAAGCAGAATTGCAACAAGAGGGTTTATCTAATAATAAAATAAGGAGAATAAACAGACGTTTAGAAAGACGAAAAAGCGAAAATGACACTTATGCAGAAATACAAGGTGAAGTAGAAACTTTGTCAGCTTCTACGCAAATTTATGACGTGCAGACAGATAATTCTTTAAAAACGACTGACGCACTTGGTAATACGTCTCAGACAGCAGTCACACATTTTGCTACAAGTAGTGGACAAGTAATTATATCAATAACATCAAACGGAAGTTTGTCGCTTTTTGCACATGAACTTAAACACGCACATCAATTTGAAATAGGTGAATCAAGTTTAGGCGTAATAGGTTCAACAGGAAAAGAGTTTTTATTAGATAAACACGATGAAGTAGCAGGTTATGAAAGGCAAGCACTCTTCGGAAGTATTCCAAGTGGTGCTGACAGAACTTCAGGACTACCTGATAATTACTCAACTTTACCTTTGGGACCAGTAAATGTAAATAATCACACAGAAATTCAAAGAGCGTTATCTAATCCTGACCCAAGAGCAGTAGAACCTACTCTAAATATATTATCAAAAATTTATAATCAAGCATTTAGAGTAAACGGCATTACATATTCTAATATAAAATGAAAAATCTTTGTCTAATTTTAATACTATACAGTATGTATAATACTTTAAATGCACAATCATTTTTAGGAAAATATATTTTACATACACCAGAACAAACCCCTAATGCTGTTTTTTTGGAAGTTTCCGAAAACAACACTTTCTTATATCAATTTAAAAGTGATGTAGCAGGAAAAAATACTATAAAAGGTACTTGGAAACAAAAGAAACGCAAAATTTATTTCTATCCTCAAAAAGAGTTGGATGATACTACAACTTTATCAGTTAAGGAAAAAATGATTGATACTTTGAATGTGGTAACACTCAAAGTTGTAGATTTTACCGATACAACACAAGTTATACCATTAGTAGAGATTATACTCAATGAAAAAGATACTGTAACAACTAATTATTTAGGACTGTCTTATAGTTCCTATTATCCTGAGAAAATACAAATAGAAGCATTTTTTTTTTCAAGCAGTTTAATACATACAAAAGCTAACCACAATTTTATTGAAATTAAGTTAAATTTAAAACCGAAGCTGCTTGAATTAACCTTGCCATTTAACTGTTTAATAGTTTCAGATTTAAAACTCAAAGGAAAAGAATCAAAAGGAAATAAAATAATATTTGTAAAACTTAAAAAAGAGAGTAGAACAAAAAAATAGTATCGCACAACATTAGCTTAGCGAAAATGGGTGTAACGTTTTGACACAGACATTCGAATATAAAATAAATTTTAAAGGTTTAGCGAGGTAAGGAGCTAAGAATTCCCACTTTCGCCAAGCCACACCGTTGTAAAACATTTGAGAACAGTATTCTACATATTAACTATTATCCTTTTGATTTCTTGCCAATCAAAGGAAAAATCTGTCTCTAATAATCAAGAAACTATAAAAACCCAATCAGATGTAACTGAAAAAAGAATTCCAATTTGGAAAATTGGACAAGACTCAATTTTAGAAAAAAACAATCCTCAAAATCTTGATTTAACTAAACATCAATTATTCATAGATACAACACGAAATTCTGATTTTTATAAAGCTTATTTTGATTGGAAACCAAACTTTTCTGATAAAGGCGGAACAGAATATTATCTAAAAGAAATTTCAAAAAAGTACAAACCGAAAAAAATTTCATTAGGTAATTTTCCGAAAACTTGGATTTCTTTAAAAAGATTAAATAATGAGTTTGTTATTTATGATAAATGTGATGGAATCTCACCACGATACTTTATTGATAAAAGTTCTGTAAACTTCTATGCTATTGAATCAGATTCTGATATGATTTATAAGTTAATAAATATTTCGAAAGATGAGATTGAAATCGAATTAAGAACAATTCCGCTAAAATCGAAAACCGAAAAAGCCATCTTTTCGATAGGAAAAACTGAATATAAAAATGTCTTTTTGCTAAAATACATTTATGACGATAGAGAATATAAAGAACTGGTTACACCTCTTGAGCGAGTTAGTGAATTTGATTTAGTAGTAAACAATTGTGTTAGAACGAAAAGAATGGAATTTCAAGGGTTTGACAGAATAAATTACGATGAATATTAAAAACGTTTTACAACAACGTGTATAATTAATTGCTTGGGCAATTGCCTATTTGGAAAATTCCTTCGGAATTTTCTCGGGTTCGTATTTGTTTACTAAATTAGTTGCTTAAACACGCAACTAACCATACACAAATACGTTCCCCACCCTTTTTATTCGATAATGTAGTATTTTTCAAATTGCTCTCCTAATAAGGCTAAAATTCTTTTTTGTTCCTTATTCATATTTAAAATGATTGTTTTTTCCATTCCATATAATAAATGTATTCCTTTAAATAAATGGAATACCCATCTGCAAGAAGGTTTGTTTGTAGGCTTTCCTACTTGATTCGGAATAGTTTCATTTTTTACCTCTAATACTTTTCTTATTTTGTATTCCATTGAGGCATAAACACTTAAAGAAAGTGTCATAATGAAAAGTAAGGCATCAATACGAGATGTTTTTTTAACAAAAAAACTGGCTGCAATAAATTGAGGGTCTTTCATAAAACGAAATCCACGTTCAATTTTTGACTGTCCCTTGTAGTTTGTTAAAATATCAATATCACTTAACTCATCTTCATCTAGTTGATTAGTTGCCAAAATAAAAATACCTTTTTGAGATTTTTCATACTCATAAACTGATAAAATCGGAAGTATTTCTCCTTTTACTTGATAATTAAATGTTGGGTGAAGTATATCTTTTTTTGAAGGACGACCTTTCTTTTTAACAAGAATATTTTGAAAAGAAATATTCTCTAAACGACTGTATTTTAGTGATTTATTTAACTTTTCTATTGCTTTTTTAGCATCTGTTTTGCAAGAAAAAATTTCTTTTAGATGTTTTTTTATTGTTTTTGCTTCTTTTTCAAGATGTTTTTGATACCTTTTTTCGTAAGATTTTATTTCTCTTTCATATGCTTTTTGAGAATGGATAATTAGCCAACGTTGCTCCACTCCTGCATAAGTTACTCGTTTTGAAAAATACGTATAGTTAGGTGCTAATTCTTTAAAATCATTCAATACCAACTCTTTAACTTCTTTCAAAGTAGCAGGAACACGACTAATCCACTTTTTTTTACAGGTTTCTAAAATAGAACGGGTGTAACCAGCACTATCCATTACCAAATAATTTGTTTCATACAGTTTATGCAATTTTGGAATAAAATTTCCTACACTTTGAGCAAAGTTACTTTTGTCATCCACATTACCACTACAAGATTGCATATGAATAGGAATACCTGCTTGATTTTCAACAATCATATTCAATACAACTTGTTTTAAATCAGGACGATAATCCCTACTATATCCATGTTTTAGCTCAATAACAGAATTTTCAGAGGTGTCATAATCTCCATCAACATGAAAAGTAGTACTGTCCATGTGTACAAATTTAGGTTTTAATTCTAATCTTGTGCAAATTTGAGTAGCTAGTTGAGTATATAATTTAGTTGTTCCATACGCTGAAATAGTATCTAAAGCACGACCTAAAACACTATCATTCAAGTGTGATGCTTCTATATTTTTGCCTAAAAGTTCTTCTACTGGTTTATCCTCAAAAAAACTACTTACCATATATAAAGTGCGTTGTGAAAAACCTAAACCATTCAAAACGAGTGCTTTACAACACGTTCCAATACTTATTTTACGATTATCAAGGTCTTGTTTAAACAGTGAATCTATTAAGTTTACTAAATCTAACTCGTCAAACATGGCACTAACCAAACCTAAGTGGTTGATAGATTTACTAAATAATTGGCTTTGCATAAGAGTAAGTAGAGAATAAGGTGAAAAAACTTACGAAAATACCACTTTTTATTCAATTTAGGGTGGGGAATGACAGTTATACCAACCGTTATGCTTTATTAAGACAAACAACCGTCATAATTGAAAAAAACAGATATAAATATTGTTCGGAGAATAAAAGCAATCGAAAATTCGACATTTACCGAAGACGATATAAAGTTGTTGTTAATTGAGATTCGAGAAAGACTTAAAAAAAATAGATTTCTTACCGAGATTTGTCATTTTGTTGCTCATTCTGAAAGAGATAAAGGTATTTGCCATAAAAAAATTGATGTACGATATGCCAAATTAAAACTCATTGAGGAGAATACTAAAGCAAAACTAACTCAAGATTTCATAAGAGAAAACAAAGACAAGCCTGAAAGGTTTTTTACAGACACTATGTTGGATTTTATAAAAACTGAAAAGATTGAAAAATCACTTTTTGAATTAATAATTCTTGGAGGAATAGATGATTTGGAGAATGAAATGTATAGTAAATATTATAAAACTAATAAAAAACGAGTGAAGTCATTAATCCTAAATTCGTATGAATTAGTTAAAGAAAACTATCTAATTAAAGAAAGTATTGACAGAAAGGAATTTCTATATATTGATGATTTGTTAAAATTTATTCGTGGAACCGTAACTGGAAAACCTGCATTTTATTCACACGACATTAAAAATGATTTTATAAGAGCCGTAAAAAAATTATCAGTTGATTTAAAACATCCTTTAAATATAAAAGAGTTCAACAAAAATATTGATGATGTAATTCTAACGATAATAACATTACTTCAAGATGCTCAATTTAAATTATTTGATGGAGAAATTGGACGCTCTTTTATGGTTTTACACCCAAATGACAATGGAAGTGAAATCTATCTAATGGGAAAAACAGGAAAATTTTCTATGCCGTTAATTGGAACAAGTTTAAAAGCCAAGAGATATATTAGTAAAGGTGATTTCGAAACCGAAACAAACAATCTTTCAGAAATACCTTGGACAAATATTTACAGAAAAGAAAATGGAAAAATAGAACTGATAAAAAACAAAGCATAACACCGTGTATAATTAATTGCTTTTTAGAGCTTACTTACGAAAATTCCTGCGGAATTTTCTCAGGTTCGTAAATGTTTGCTAACTTAGTTGTCCAACCACGCAACTAACCATACACAAACACGTTGTAGCTCATTCAAAATGACAGTAATTGAACAAAAATATTTAAAAGTAAATAAAGGAATAATGACTGGCTCTTTTGTTCAGTTAGAAATCAAACCTAATGATACAGAAATCAATCGAATTATAATTGACTCGGAAAGAAGTCCATTTAGGTCTCAAGGTTTGATAGAAGGAGGACACAAAAACTGGAATG contains:
- a CDS encoding serine/threonine-protein kinase → MKIQELNNIAEEDDIVLQIEQFKMGLISRATGGEFEQKEYNRLRKMVLGIPGVENITPRFLKLCRTADEFWGYIKGAAPSYAERRIIIAEALNPILEIVEYETGEGSLEFKKNYEEKKIIGQGGFGLVYLFEHKLLKLPFAVKIFAPAFYEGGEKELERFFQEARMLFKLNHPSIIKVYDAGLIGQRPFIRMEYFDGLNLNEILSKHGRLTPEKALVAMKSIIEGMNYAHEEVGIIHRDLKPSNIMASAPNQFRIIDFGLGIFIENELHSRLTKTGEATISGYYNAPELVENPKLVDKRSDIYSLGAIWFTLLTGQPPAGTSILESLKEIDGINEEYRNCIIGCLANINLRTKNCGLLLEEIKKL
- a CDS encoding DUF7674 family protein; its protein translation is MTVIEPKYKYKEIEKVFEKLISENAELTKHFSKEVDLSEYNLDDDIPYVDIGSISRYIVENKLKNRTSDFDLFFKNVEEVYVNGDSDVQNFIVVGLFEGIQNIGGEEIEYYRSFNQWLNSETQKAWNGIIDYWEGTEWRIPKNEREKREKEIQKILNKKK
- a CDS encoding transposase; translated protein: MDIILPQRISLFVGDREFVGHHWFKYLKYNKINFCFRIPKHHNIVHYDEHMNKIVQKAEHLHQAYPNGITLSNRLVDGIVGNVYIGTGKDGELLFLFGNLAAPTLPKYYERRWTIESFFQNLKGRGFNLKITHLQNSEKLKKLIACVSLAYAFCSNTGLYEHRKVQKIKNKNHGRKSTSFARKGIDIIRDLLKQTELLDQLVEKFVKIICINARKIIAKSDFLHEKMVI
- a CDS encoding IS1634 family transposase, coding for MQSQLFSKSINHLGLVSAMFDELDLVNLIDSLFKQDLDNRKISIGTCCKALVLNGLGFSQRTLYMVSSFFEDKPVEELLGKNIEASHLNDSVLGRALDTISAYGTTKLYTQLATQICTRLELKPKFVHMDSTTFHVDGDYDTSENSVIELKHGYSRDYRPDLKQVVLNMIVENQAGIPIHMQSCSGNVDDKSNFAQSVGNFIPKLHKLYETNYLVMDSAGYTRSILETCKKKWISRVPATLKEVKELVLNDFKELAPNYTYFSKRVTYAGVEQRWLIIHSQKAYEREIKSYEKRYQKHLEKEAKTIKKHLKEIFSCKTDAKKAIEKLNKSLKYSRLENISFQNILVKKKGRPSKKDILHPTFNYQVKGEILPILSVYEYEKSQKGIFILATNQLDEDELSDIDILTNYKGQSKIERGFRFMKDPQFIAASFFVKKTSRIDALLFIMTLSLSVYASMEYKIRKVLEVKNETIPNQVGKPTNKPSCRWVFHLFKGIHLLYGMEKTIILNMNKEQKRILALLGEQFEKYYIIE